The nucleotide window TGTGGGATACAACGGGTTGGATCTCATGGAAGATTTCCACATGCACAGCAGTTCTTGCATAAGCAGAAGGGCTAGAAAAAAATGCCTGATTACTGTCTGCTTTCATTAAGAGACAATGCGTGTATCCCTACTGTCTTTTCTACATGCACAAGAGATTGCACAGAGTGTTTCTTCTGATACAATGCCAAAACCAGATTAAATAAAGTCCTGTGAACCGTCTGTTGTACATTCCATTGCTGCATATGCACATTGTGATTTCCTTAAAATGATATTAAAGCACTGTGCATTACTTCCGCTGTTGCACTACTAGTTGTGCAAACAGAACTCTGCGGTGTGTGCATTACTTTCAGCTCATCCATTGCTGGATCTACGGCTTTAGGAGCATTTTGAGTAAACATATGTAAGCTTGCATTGTGAATGTTTTAGCATCTTCACTGCCTCTCCAGAGGTCCTTCCTCAACCTGTAACTCCGATCTCTGGACTCGAGAGTCTGTGATGGATTTTCTAGTGTTTAAGACTCCCTCATTCTTCTGAAATACTGCTTTCAGTTTCCCACGCAGAGCCGCCAGCACAGCTCTCTTGAAACTGctggagaggaagaagaaaatcACTGGGTCAAAGCAGCAGTTGAGGGCCGAGATACAGAGAACAAGTTCGTTAGTAAGGTGGAGGGCTTGTACACTCCTTGGATCAGAGATGATCTTTACCTGGGCAAGAATGTAGGGTACTCGGACCACATGGTAGGGGGTGAAGCATATTATGAAAATGGCAAGGACAACAAAGGTCTTGGGTATGACTCTAGCACTAGTCTTTTTGCTCTGCTGCTGTGTTTTCCTTAAGGAGACTTTGTGGAGCTTGAGGGAGATTTTGCCGTAGGAgtacaggaaaaaaatcagtaggACAAAGAAAGTGGCCACTGCCACCAGATTGAGTGTTGCCCCCAGCTCACTTCTGTTCTTAAAATGGAAGCATTTGTGGGCACAGGGCCCAGTTTTCTCGCGGCCTTCGAAAAAGAAAGGAAGCATCGTGGCACTGCAGAGCAGCCATACCAGTCTGGAAGCAGTGGTGCTGTGAGTCACAGCGTGGATCCGGAATTGTTGGAGGGGCCGGATGATCTTCAGGTAGCGATCCAGGCTGATCAGAC belongs to Eublepharis macularius isolate TG4126 chromosome 13, MPM_Emac_v1.0, whole genome shotgun sequence and includes:
- the LOC129340919 gene encoding probable G-protein coupled receptor 34; this translates as MSTTFVIGESPGNGSACQIQDDLLAVTLPVMYSIISLLGFFCNALALWVFYFGTQKKNSITVYMKNLALADLFLALCLPFRAAYQNHSGPPELCKVVGIIFYLTMYVSIGLLSLISLDRYLKIIRPLQQFRIHAVTHSTTASRLVWLLCSATMLPFFFEGREKTGPCAHKCFHFKNRSELGATLNLVAVATFFVLLIFFLYSYGKISLKLHKVSLRKTQQQSKKTSARVIPKTFVVLAIFIICFTPYHVVRVPYILAQVKIISDPRSVQALHLTNELVLCISALNCCFDPVIFFFLSSSFKRAVLAALRGKLKAVFQKNEGVLNTRKSITDSRVQRSELQVEEGPLERQ